A window of the Mus pahari chromosome 1, PAHARI_EIJ_v1.1, whole genome shotgun sequence genome harbors these coding sequences:
- the LOC110337618 gene encoding olfactory receptor 10Q1-like: MLTRKLVLNQSGTPEFIFRVFTNVPEFQALLFTLFLLLYLMIICGNTAIIWVVCTHTSLRTPMYFFLSSLSLLEICYTTDVVPLMLSNIFGAQKPISLAGCGTQMFFFLTLGGTDCFLLAIMAYDRYVAICHPLHYSLIMTQKLCIQMVMGSLSLALFLSLQLTALIFTLPFCGHDLEINHFLCDVPPVLRLACADIHVHQAVLYVVGILVLTVPFLLIFISYVFIVSTILRMSSAEGRQRAFSTCSSHLTVVLLQYGGCSLVYLRPRSSSSDDEDRQIALVYTFVTPLLNPLIYTLRNKDVKGALRNSIFFKSTSHCS, translated from the coding sequence ATGTTGACTCGGAAACTTGTCCTTAACCAATCTGGGACTCCTGAGTTCATCTTCCGTGTCTTCACCAATGTTCCTGAATTCCAGGCTCTTCtcttcaccctcttcctcctgctctatCTGATGATCATCTGTGGCAACACTGCCATTATTTGGGTGGTGTGCACCCACACTTCCTTGCGCACtcccatgtatttcttcctcagCAGTCTGTCTCTCCTGGAAATCTGCTACACCACAGATGTGGTGCCCCTGATGCTTTCTAATATCTTTGGGGCCCAGAAGCCTATTTCGCTGGCTGGTTGTGGGACACAAATGTTCTTCTTCCTCACTCTAGGAGGTACTGATTGCTTTCTCTTGGCAATTATGGCCTATGACAGATATGTGGCCATCTGCCACCCTCTGCACTACAGCCTCATCATGACTCAGAAGCTGTGTATCCAGATGGTGATGGGCTCCTTGAGCTTAGCGCTGTTTCTCTCCCTGCAGCTCACTGCCTTAATTTTCACCTTGCCCTTCTGTGGACATGACCTGGAAATCAACCACTTTCTCTGTGATGTGCCTCCAGTTCTGCGCCTAGCCTGTGCTGACATTCATGTGCACCAGGCAGTCCTCTATGTAGTGGGCATCCTGGTGCTGACAGTCCCCTTTTTGCTTATCTTCATTTCCTATGTGTTCATTGTTTCCACCATTCTGCGCATGAGCTCTGCAGAGGGTCGCCAAAGGGCCTTCTCCACCTGCTCTTCTCACCTCACTGTGGTCTTGCTACAGTATGGTGGCTGTAGCTTGGTGTACCTGAGGCCCCGCTCGAGCAGCTCTGATGATGAGGACCGGCAAATAGCCCTGGTCTACACATTTGTGACTCCATTACTCAACCCTCTGATTTACACCCTTAGGAACAAGGATGTCAAAGGTGCTCTGAGGAACTCCATCTTCTTTAAATCAACATCTCACTGTAGTTAA